One genomic region from Panthera tigris isolate Pti1 chromosome D1, P.tigris_Pti1_mat1.1, whole genome shotgun sequence encodes:
- the CAPRIN1 gene encoding caprin-1 — MPSATSHSGSGSKSSGPPPPSGSSGSEAAAGAGAAAPASQHPVTGTGAVQTEAMKQILGVIDKKLRNLEKKKGKLDDYQERMNKGERLNQDQLDAVSKYQEVTNNLEFAKELQRSFMALSQDIQKTIKKTARREQLMREEAEQKRLKTVLELQYVLDKLGDDEVRTDLKQGLNGVPILSEEELSLLDEFYKLADPERDMSLRLNEQYEHASIHLWDLLEGKEKSVCGTTYKALKEIVERVFQSNYFDSTHNHQNGLCEEEEAASAPAAEDQVAEAEPEPAEEYTEQSEVESTEYVNRQFMAETQFSSGEKEQVDEWTVETVEVVNSLQQQPQAASPSVPEPHSLTPVAQADPLVRRQRVQDLMAQMQGPYNFIQDSMLDFENQTLDPAIVSAQPMNPTQNMDMPQLVCPPVHSESRLAQPNQVPVQPEATQVPLVSSTSEGYTASQPLYQPSHATEQRPQKEPIDQIQATISLNTDQTTASSSLPAASQPQVFQAGTSKPLHSSGINVNAAPFQSMQTVFNMNAPVPPVNEPETLKQQNQYQASYNQSFSSQPHQVEQTDLQQEQLQTVVGTYHGSQDQPHQVTGNHQQPPQQNTGFPRSSQPYYNSRGVSRGGSRGARGLMNGYRGPANGFRGGYDGYRPSFSNTPNSGYTQSQFSAPRDYSGYQRDGYQQNFKRGSGQSGPRGAPRGRGGPPRPNRGMPQMNTQQVN; from the exons ATGCCCTCGGCCACCAGCCACAGCGGAAGCGGCAGCAAGTCGTCCGGACCGCCACCCCCGTCGGGTTCCTCCGGGAGTGAGGCGGCGGCGGGGGCCGGGGCAGCTGCGCCGGCTTCCCAGCACCCCGTAACCGGCACCGGCGCTGTCCAGACCGAGGCCATGAAGCAGATCCTCGGGGTGATCGACAAGAAACTTCGGAACCTGGAGAAGAAAAAG gGCAAGCTTGATGATTACCAGGAAcgaatgaacaaaggggaaaggcTTAATCAAGATCAGCTG GATGCCGTATCTAAGTACCAGGAAGTCACAAATAACTTGGAGTTTGCAAAAGAATTACAGAGGAGTTTCATGGCATTAAGTCAAGAT attcagaaaacaataaagaagacTGCACGTCGGGAGCAGCTTATGAGAGAAGAAGCAGAACAAAAACGTTTAAAAACTGTACTTGAGCTCCAGTATGTTTTGGACAAATTGGGGGATGATGAGGTGCGAACTGATCTGAAGCAAGGATTGAATGGAGTGCCAATATTGTCTGAAGAGGAATTGTCATTGTTGGATGAATTCTACAAATTAGCAGACCCTGAACGGGACATGAGCTTGAG gtTGAATGAGCAGTATGAACATGCCTCCATTCACCTATGGGACTtgctggaaggaaaggaaaaatctgtATGTGGAACAACCT ATAAAGCTCTAAAGGAAATTGTTGAGCGTGTTTTTCAGTCAAACTACTTTGACAGCACTCACAACCACCAGAATGGGCTATGTGAGGAAGAAGAGGCAGCCTCAGCACCTGCAGCTGAAGATCAGGTAGCTGAAGCTG AACCTGAGCCAGCAGAAGAATACACGGAACAAAGCGAAGTTGAATCAACAGag tATGTAAATAGACAATTTATGGCAGAAACACAGTTCAGCAGTGGTGAAAAGGAGCAGGTAGATGAGTGGACAGTTGAAACAGTTGAG GTGGTAAATTCACTCCAGCAGCAACCTCAAGCTGCATCTCCTTCAGTACCAGAGCCCCACTCTCTGACTCCAGTGGCTCAGGCAGATCCCCTTGTGAGAAGACAGCGAGTCCAGGATCTTATGGCGCAAATGCAGGGGCCCTATAATTTCATACAG GATTCAATGCTGGATTTTGAAAACCAGACACTTGATCCTGCCATTGTATCTGCACAGCCTATGAATCCAACACAAAACATGGATATGCCCCAGCTGGTTTGCCCTCCAG TTCATTCTGAATCTAGACTTGCTCAGCCTAATCAAGTTCCTGTACAACCAGAAGCTACACAG GTTCCTTTGGTTTCATCCACAAGTGAGGGGTATACAGCATCTCAACCCTTGTACCAGCCTTCTCATGCTACAGAGCAACGACCACAAAAGGAACCAATTGACCAGATTCAG GCAACAATCTCTTTAAATACAGACCAGACTACAGCATCGTCATCCCTTCCGGCTGCTTCTCAGCCTCAGGTGTTCCAGGCTGGGACAAGCAAACCGTTACATAGCAGTGGAATCAATGTAAACGCAGCTCCATTCCAATCCATGCAAACG GTGTTCAATATGAATGCCCCAGTTCCTCCTGTTAATGAACCAGAAACTTTGAAACAGCAAAATCAGTACCAGGCCAGTTACAACCAGAGCTTTTCTAGTCAGCCTCACCAAGTAGAACAAACAGACCTGCAGCAAGAACAGCTTCAAACAG tGGTTGGCACTTACCATGGTTCCCAGGACCAGCCCCATCAAGTGACTGGTAACCACCAGCAGCCTCCCCAGCAGAACACTGGATTTCCACGTAGCAGTCAGCCCTATTACAATAGTCGTGGTGTGTCTCGTGGTGGCTCCCGTGGTGCTAGAGGCTTAATGAATGGATACAGGGGCCCTGCCAATGGATTCAgag GAGGATATGATGGTTACCGCCCTTCATTCTCTAACACTCCAAACAGTGGTTACACACAGTCTCAGTTCAGTGCTCCCCGGGACTACTCTGGCTATCAACGG GATGGATATCAGCAGAATTTCAAGCGAGGCTCTGGGCAGAGTGGACCACGGGGAGCCCCACGAG